The genomic DNA CGCGACAAGAACCCGCCTTGCGGCTCACCGAAGGTAATGTCGCGGCCACGTCACCCATTCTTCTTCGCGTAACCGACATGGCGGGTCGCTTTCCGGAGGAATGGTTCGAGCGTTTTCCAGGCATCGGCTTCGAATTTCGTCGCGAGTTCCATCCAGCGTTTCGTTCGGTCGTCGGATGCGGTATCACGGCTCATCCCGAGTGGTTTCGATGCCAACGCCTGTGCCGCTACAGCACAGCTCAACTCCGTCGATCCCACCGTAAGCAAGGCGTGAGTCGATTGAGCGGTATAGGGTGGCGTTAAGCGCGCGGTAATTTTCGCTTCCGCTTCTAAAATCGATTGCGATAGCAATTCATCGGTCGCGCCGCTATCGGACACATCGTAATCGATCGCGATAAAGTAAGGATCGGGAATCCGTGAACCGGAAAGCCAGATAATCCGCCCGCTGCCATACTCGATGTCGTAATCGACACCCGTCTCAAACACTTGAAAGTTCCCGTAAAATACCGTTACTGTACTTCCCGAATTGATTTGCGAACCGGCTTCCCGCCGGATTCTCCCGTTTTCATAATCAATAATAAAATCGATACCCTCGGCAAACATATTGTGAAGATACTCACCATCAAATACCGCGACGCTACCCGGTATCACCTGTTCCGAAGTGAACTGTGTCCACCCCTCGCCGTCGAGCGTTACCGCGCGTATTGCAGGTATCGCTTGTAGAATACCTTTCACGCGCACACTATCGACCCGAATTGGCAATACGCTGACGGTCGCGTTACTCTCGCTGCTAATCATCGCCCACTCATTCCGGATCGTCCGCACTGGACTTACCGGCCCGATTAAATGCAACCGGACATTCTCGACTGTCGTCCAAGCCATTGGTTTATTCCTTATTTTTTACAGGTCGGGAGACCTGTCATACCCAGTTATTGGTTCCATTCGTCGTCGGTGAGTTCAATGAGAATCGAAGCCAGTATATCGCGATTGCCGCTGATCTGCCCGACGGACAATGCAGTAGGCGAACTACCTAATTGCGCAACAATTGTGAAGTAAGGATTGGCATAATTCGCAGCGATCGAAAGTAAATCACCGGCTTTTACATTGATGTTATCCTCCACGGTGAAAAGATTGGAGCCATCATAGACCATCATTCGTTTCAATCTGCCATTCGTCGGGATCGGGACACCGACCGCGGCAATTTGACCGGGACCGAACAGTAGAACCGAGTAGTTCGTCACTGTTCGTCCGAACAGCATCGTTGATACCGAGCGCTTGGCTTTCAACCAATTCACAGTACCATTTATCATTTGCATAGGAGTCTCCAGTTGGGGGTGGGGGGATGGGTGATGGGTGTTAGGCAATGGGCAATAGGGGATGGGTAGCGACAGGTCTCCAGACCTGTAAAGCAATAGGGGTAGAGACAGGCGTCCCCGCCTGTTTAGGAAGAAAAAATGGTGGGTACCGACAGGTCTCCAGACCTGTAAAAAACAGGGGTGGGGGATTGTAGGATGGGTGGTTACGGGCTTCCAAGCCCGTATTCGGGTGTAGGGGTCGAATTTAATTCGACCCCTACACTGTAGGACAGACACTCTTGTCTGTCCACAAAGATGGGCGAACCATAGGTTCTGCCCCTACAAACGAGCGCGATGAATCGCGCCCCTACACTTACAGGTCTGGAGACCTGTCGCTACCCGGATAGTAAGAACATACACCCCACAACCGGACAGACAGGGGCGTCTGTCCCTACTATCGGATGGGCTTGGAAGCCCGTAACCACCACTACAAACCCCTACACAGGAAAGGGGATAGGCAATCCGGAAATCGAGTGTTTTCTACCCATTCCCTAACCCCTATCCCCCTACTCCCATTCTTTATGGACAGACAGGAGTGTCTATCCTACTCAGTGGACAGACAGGAGTGTCCGTCCTACTTTAGTAATCGCAGAGCTTGACGGCGTCGTCGAGCAGAATCGTATAGACCGATTCCTTCGATACTACCGCCGTTTCAAGTTTCGCGGAAATCACCTTCTCCGCTTCCACGGTGAGCGGCTGCGCAACCGATTCCCGCAATGCAAACCGGCTATCGATGGCAATCAATTCGGTCGCCGTCGCCCCTTCCACCAGCGTCAATTTGCTGTTGAGCGGCTGAATCGTCGCATGGATACCGGCTTTCGCAATGAGTTGGCTCCCCTGCCAAATCGCCGGATCCTGAAATTGTGTCATATTCAGAATTTTCTCGACATCGGATTTTGCCGCCAGCAGATGGGTCATCCGCGCCGGCGCGCCGAAATCGAGCGCGACATGCACCAAATCGCCATAGGCGAGGGTTCCCGCCGTTCCGGCAAACGAATTGCTTGGCGCACTGGACGTACCGTCGCCATTGCGTAACGTATTATAGATTTCCTTCAATTCGTCGGCCGCCATTTGCGCGCCGATTGCCCATAATAGAGCGCGAAATTCGGTTAATCGTTGATGGCGAATTACCCGATACGGAAAATCGAATTGACGGCCACGATCGACCATAACCGCTTCTTTTTCCCGATAATTAACGGTAACTGTTGGAAAACCAGCGCCTTGCCCTTGTCGTGCTACCGATTTTTTTACATCGGTAGTTTTGAAATAGACTGGCTTGGTCGATGGGCCTTTTTCCGGGACTTGCACTGCGACCAAGTCCGCCGGATCCTGAATTAGCGTCATTCCATAGCGAATTTCCCGTAAAATGAATTCCGGGGCTAATAATGCCGCATCGGACATTAAAAATTGTTCGACGGTGGCGGCATTTCGCCCGGAAATTGCGAGATCATTAACCGCTAATTGGCGTTCGAAAGCGTCAAGCGGCGAATCGATTTTTCCCGCTTCATTGCGGGTCGATGGATCGTATTCTTCCAATAATTCGGTGAGGGTTAATCCGCGGCTTTGCGCTTCGTGATAGAGCGCGAGATTACCGGAACGGGAAGCGTCGCGGATAGTGGGTTTCAGCGCTTCTGCGCGGGAAAGATCAAGCATGTGTTTTCTCCAAGGGTGTTGGGTGTTGGGTTTTAGAAGGGGGCTCGGGATTAGGAATTCGGGGCTCGGGGTTCGTTACAAACAAAACTATCCTTGTATTGTTACTGTACTTGCAGCATATTACCATATAAAGCATGAGGTAACGATGGACAGTTTTCGTGAACTTAGAGTTTGGAAGCTATCGATGGATTTAGCGATATTCACGTATAAAATCACACAAAAGTATCCCAAACATGAGTTGTTCGGATTATCGTCACAAATGCGGCGGGCTGCGGTATCAATTCCCTCCAACATTGCCGAAGGATTTGGACGTCAATCAACCAAAGAGTATCTACATCATCTTTCGTTCGCTCAAGGTTCGATTTCGGAGTTGGAAACTCAAATCGAGTTGTCGTTTAGACTAACATACATTGATGAAGCAAACTACGTAGCGTTACTCGAATTATGTGATCATGTCGGAAAACTCCTTACCAATCAGAAGAAGTCACTTCGTAAGCATCTCACAGAAAGCGATCCGCAAACATAGTATGCTCTGATTCCCGAATCTAATTCCGAGCCCCGAAATCCGAACCCCTATCCCCCGAAACTTAACCAAGCCAAACATCGCACGTCTGATTCGTGGTATTGACTGCGATTACATATCCATTGTGTTTCAAACCACCGGCCGGGACATCGGCGACTGTCGACGCTTGTCGCACTTTCCCGCTGCCGTCAACTTCCACCCAATTCCCGATAGCGGGCGCCGTCGTCGTGTAATTGAACCGGGCGACCCCGCGTGCCTGTACGCTGCACAAGACCGGAACGGTGGTACCGGACGTAAGTTCTTCACTCACCCAGATGACTTTACCGAACACCCGCTCGCCGGCGCCCCCTTTGGCGACGGTATTGTTTGCAGAGATCACACAAGCGGTGTTACCGGCATCGATATCGGTTTGCGTGAATCCTTGGTTGGTCGTGGTTGAAATCTTGAGGGTCAGGAACGGCCCCGCCCCGATGTTTTCATTGTCGAATGGAAAGGAACTTGCCATTGCTTTCTCCTAATTATAGTGGTTAGGGAACAGGGAATAGGGAACAGTGAAAATGAAATGTCGGAAATTCTTTTTATCGGGAATATCCACATCGATCCACAAACTTAGAATAGCCTAATTCCCGTCCCCTGTTCCCCGTTCCCTCAATTTATTTGAATTGCTGATAATCGAATGAAGTCTGCCCGCTAACGGAATCGGCGGGGTACAACGGCGGCACGACGAATCGGAGCGACAGTTCGCGGGCTACGCGTTCGCGTGCGGCGAGTAGGTCATCCTCCGATCCGGAACGGGCGAGCCGCTCCAGCTCAGCTTCGGGCCAGCCGAGCAGCCGTGCCTTTGCGATAATCTCGTCGCAAAGCCGTTGTATGAGTGGTGGTGGGGTCTCCCGCTCAGGCGGCGGCGGAGTGGGTTCCGCACGGGCGGATTCCGCAGGCGGTGAGGGTTGGTTGCCGCGCAGCAGGAGATCGAGGTCGAGAATCGGTTCTACTTTCGGAATCATTGCTGTTTCCTTGTACGATACATTACAAATAGTCTATTATATTTAACAGTGTGAAATCATCATCACTTCCCAATCCGGTCACATCGGGGAGGGTTGGTTTGAAGAAGCGTGGATGATTTCCGGCGTAGGAGGGGCACTTGTCGTTTAGATAACACTCGTCGGCATAACAGACCGACCACTCCTCCTGCGGGATCCGGCAGGGGGTTAATGCCACCGGTTGTCCGGGTAGAACGAAGCGGCGCGGTTTTGATCCGAAGGGGCGTGACATTACGAGACAATGTCGTATCGGCATCGTCAAGGGGGATGTGATCGATTGCAGGTTTGGTTCAGTTGGCATAGGATACTCGACAAGCGTTGTACTATATATAATATACTTTACAAAACCAGTTTTGTCAAGTAAACTTATCAAGTGTGGCGTTTCCGGAGAAACCGTTGGAAGGATGATTCGGGAAATCGTATCTTTTCGGTGTCTACACACATACCCTGCGGAATGGCAACGATACCTCGA from bacterium includes the following:
- a CDS encoding four helix bundle protein, with protein sequence MDSFRELRVWKLSMDLAIFTYKITQKYPKHELFGLSSQMRRAAVSIPSNIAEGFGRQSTKEYLHHLSFAQGSISELETQIELSFRLTYIDEANYVALLELCDHVGKLLTNQKKSLRKHLTESDPQT